The following proteins are co-located in the Mesorhizobium sp. M1E.F.Ca.ET.045.02.1.1 genome:
- a CDS encoding NAD-dependent epimerase/dehydratase family protein yields MIGVFGGSGFIGRNLVDCLNEEQRSFRVFSRRKVVGLHAETKIIDFEQPESYREYLKGLETVILLVSASVPSTFANDIASEVERNVLPYSRFLRAARSTGIRHIVYVSSGGAVYGQPIAPIITEEHPTNPISPYGCAKLMIEEMIRTMSTEGGWTYTILRASNPIGRYQSSEKGQGLVARALDAAVSNTALDIWGDGTSLRDYIDVRDLCDVIARSLTAEVVKNEIYNVGSGSVYSINEIVEICSSVSRTEIKKNYISQKSFLVKDVKLSIDKAMRDLNWKPKFDVWSSIESEFTHTIALIPGYSAGRTSVV; encoded by the coding sequence ATGATCGGAGTTTTTGGAGGATCAGGCTTCATCGGCCGCAATCTGGTTGACTGTCTCAACGAGGAGCAACGAAGTTTCCGGGTTTTTTCCAGGCGGAAAGTCGTTGGTCTGCATGCCGAAACCAAAATCATCGATTTTGAGCAGCCAGAAAGTTATCGGGAGTATTTGAAGGGGCTGGAGACGGTCATCCTTCTCGTCAGTGCATCGGTGCCCAGTACCTTTGCCAACGATATCGCATCTGAAGTCGAAAGAAACGTGCTCCCATATTCGCGCTTTCTGCGCGCTGCCCGATCCACTGGGATTCGCCATATCGTCTACGTCTCATCGGGAGGAGCCGTCTACGGACAGCCTATTGCACCGATCATTACCGAAGAGCACCCCACGAACCCCATAAGCCCTTATGGATGTGCCAAGCTGATGATCGAGGAAATGATCCGGACGATGTCGACTGAAGGGGGGTGGACCTATACGATTCTCCGGGCGTCCAATCCAATCGGACGCTATCAATCATCGGAAAAGGGGCAAGGCCTTGTCGCGCGCGCGCTTGACGCCGCCGTTTCAAATACTGCTTTGGATATTTGGGGCGATGGAACCAGCTTGCGGGACTATATCGATGTCAGGGATCTGTGTGATGTCATAGCGCGCTCTCTAACTGCTGAAGTTGTGAAGAATGAGATATATAATGTTGGCTCTGGGAGCGTGTACAGCATAAATGAGATAGTAGAAATATGCTCTTCTGTATCTCGAACTGAAATAAAGAAGAACTATATATCCCAAAAGAGCTTTCTAGTTAAGGACGTTAAGCTAAGCATTGATAAGGCGATGCGTGATCTGAATTGGAAACCGAAATTTGATGTTTGGTCCTCCATAGAATCTGAGTTCACCCATACGATTGCCTTGATTCCCGGTTATAGCGCGGGTCGCACTTCTGTTGTTTGA
- a CDS encoding ABC transporter ATP-binding protein, which translates to MTSGDVAIRLQDVTKVYRIYTHPKDRLIQMVTLGRVRRFREYPAIHGVSFEVLRGETIGIIGRNGSGKSTLLQMIGGGLYPTSGTIDQKGKLYSLQLGTGFNPEFTGRENAYLGAEIIGMSKSEANARMDSILDFAGIGDFIDQPVKTYSSGMYARLAFAVAAHLPADILLVDEVLAVGDLAFSQKCMRFIHEFKSRGTLLLCAHDLGSVMALCSRVVWIDGGKVRMIGPTKEVCDEYRRAIELEGDSTAELKFGGRRGERPLESPPPPDHRAEMLRSSALTNDIQVFDFDDDAAWIGARSGSIVSAGLKSATGSPVVNLSGGENVVFEVKAKAHVDLEHPIVGFSVRDRHGQVVFADNTFLTYRHDGVVARASEAIIARFAFQMPYLPTGDYGITVALATGSQAEHIKQHRVDDAIFFHVVSSHVAKGLVGIPMQSITLEAFDEGRQEFSA; encoded by the coding sequence ATGACCAGCGGTGATGTTGCCATCCGCTTGCAGGATGTGACGAAGGTTTATCGAATCTACACGCACCCCAAGGATCGACTAATCCAAATGGTAACGCTCGGCCGTGTTCGGCGGTTTCGAGAGTATCCAGCCATACACGGAGTGTCGTTTGAGGTGCTTCGGGGAGAAACGATCGGTATTATTGGGCGCAATGGGAGCGGAAAGTCGACACTTCTTCAAATGATTGGCGGCGGGTTGTACCCGACATCTGGTACCATCGATCAGAAGGGCAAGCTGTATTCCCTCCAGCTTGGAACTGGCTTTAATCCGGAATTTACTGGACGTGAGAATGCCTATCTTGGAGCCGAGATCATCGGAATGTCGAAATCCGAAGCGAACGCGAGGATGGATTCCATTCTGGATTTTGCCGGCATAGGTGATTTCATCGACCAGCCAGTGAAAACCTATTCAAGTGGCATGTATGCTCGCCTTGCCTTTGCCGTTGCCGCGCATCTGCCCGCAGATATCCTGCTCGTAGACGAAGTCTTGGCTGTTGGTGATCTCGCCTTTTCGCAGAAATGTATGCGTTTCATCCATGAGTTCAAATCGCGCGGGACTCTGCTCTTATGTGCGCACGACCTAGGTTCGGTTATGGCCTTATGTTCCCGCGTTGTTTGGATCGACGGTGGGAAAGTCCGCATGATTGGACCAACGAAAGAAGTTTGCGACGAGTACCGCCGTGCGATCGAACTCGAAGGGGACAGCACCGCGGAGTTAAAATTCGGTGGCCGCCGCGGCGAGCGCCCTCTCGAAAGTCCGCCGCCTCCAGACCACCGCGCGGAAATGTTGCGTTCGTCGGCACTTACCAATGACATCCAGGTTTTCGATTTTGATGATGACGCCGCTTGGATCGGTGCGAGGTCGGGGTCGATCGTTTCTGCAGGGTTAAAAAGCGCGACAGGTTCGCCGGTCGTCAATCTCTCGGGTGGAGAAAATGTGGTCTTTGAGGTCAAAGCAAAGGCGCACGTGGACCTTGAACATCCAATCGTGGGATTTAGTGTGCGTGACCGACACGGCCAGGTTGTCTTTGCGGATAATACGTTTCTGACCTATCGTCACGACGGCGTCGTTGCACGCGCTAGCGAGGCGATCATTGCCCGGTTCGCATTCCAGATGCCCTACCTTCCAACTGGCGATTATGGGATCACGGTCGCGTTGGCGACCGGAAGTCAGGCAGAACACATCAAGCAGCATCGTGTCGATGATGCCATTTTCTTCCACGTTGTTTCATCGCACGTGGCGAAGGGCTTGGTTGGCATTCCGATGCAGTCGATCACGTTGGAGGCCTTCGATGAAGGTAGACAGGAGTTTTCTGCATGA
- a CDS encoding glycosyltransferase family A protein, protein MSFFFRKRRTFLSVIICIHDMAREAPRTILSACCPYQKNVSPEDYEVIVVDNGSAHPFTLRDSEEFSPKPRIIRVPNPQPSPVFALNWAATHVARGTHILFAIDGARIFSDQLIANMLRAHSMCTDAFVYTLGCHLGSSVQMISTTQGYNEEVEDKLIADSGWPSTPSAIYNISVFAGSSCNGFWKPILESNAFSVSRRLLDAIGGYHTGFISPGGGLANLEIFARYVQRPGAKNVCLLSDMTFHQVHGGVATSGKAQFPTLDEEYRSIFKRGYLQPFFDAIYLGPIRSEAVKFARIGLAE, encoded by the coding sequence ATGAGCTTTTTTTTTCGAAAGCGTCGAACCTTCCTGTCTGTAATCATTTGTATCCATGATATGGCGCGGGAGGCTCCGCGTACAATTCTGTCCGCTTGCTGCCCTTATCAAAAGAATGTTTCGCCTGAGGACTATGAAGTCATTGTAGTCGACAATGGTTCCGCGCATCCTTTTACGTTGCGCGATAGCGAGGAGTTTTCGCCGAAGCCGCGGATCATAAGGGTGCCTAACCCGCAACCGTCACCTGTCTTTGCACTCAATTGGGCAGCAACGCATGTGGCCAGGGGCACTCATATTCTCTTTGCAATCGATGGAGCTCGTATCTTCTCGGACCAACTGATCGCGAACATGTTGAGGGCACACTCAATGTGTACCGATGCGTTTGTCTACACGCTCGGCTGCCACCTCGGGTCGAGCGTACAGATGATCTCGACAACTCAGGGGTACAATGAGGAAGTAGAGGACAAACTTATCGCCGACAGTGGTTGGCCTTCAACGCCATCCGCTATCTATAACATTTCCGTATTTGCGGGGTCTTCCTGCAACGGCTTCTGGAAGCCGATCCTGGAGAGCAATGCGTTCTCGGTATCGCGCCGCCTCCTGGATGCCATAGGTGGTTATCACACAGGCTTTATTTCTCCAGGAGGAGGCTTAGCCAATCTCGAGATTTTCGCTCGATATGTTCAACGTCCTGGCGCAAAAAACGTATGCTTGCTGTCAGACATGACATTCCATCAAGTCCATGGCGGTGTAGCCACGTCAGGGAAGGCTCAGTTCCCCACGCTTGATGAAGAGTATCGTTCAATTTTCAAGCGCGGATATCTTCAGCCGTTCTTTGACGCCATATATCTTGGACCCATTCGCTCAGAGGCCGTAAAGTTTGCAAGGATTGGTCTCGCCGAATAG
- a CDS encoding CmcI family methyltransferase, translating to MDYLAALSLIHRILQPRNYLEIGCRFGHSLALSEAPSIGVDPNYEIRAPLQAPTRLFAETSDDFFKRDVASLVGGPVDLAFIDGMHNAEFALRDFINCERASHAQGVIVIDDVLPRDIAHASRVRNTQVWTGDVYKLVAILRKFRPDLIVETYDVEMKGLCIVSGLRPGDTTLTEAYRDIEDSILREDYQLETVEEIARIVAPHPTASLEADLLRLERCRSKRSYKTGLARVNLLSYQAGTMKYRYRNVPCLKSPIDIAIYLQLLNERPPASIIEIGSKHGGSALLLRDMCRAMEIPTEIVSIDLDPPSLSVSEGIRFLRGDAANLEVLFRQQRLFDLPRPWLVIEDSAHSYAVCTSVLEFFEEHLRTGEYLVMEDGVLDDLGWSARYQGGPNRAISEFLARAPQSFEIDIAYCDMFGQNMTYNPNGYLRKI from the coding sequence ATGGATTATCTTGCAGCCTTATCGTTGATACACAGGATATTGCAACCCCGGAACTATCTCGAAATTGGGTGTCGCTTCGGTCATAGCCTTGCTTTGTCAGAAGCGCCATCGATCGGGGTCGACCCGAATTATGAGATTAGGGCACCGTTACAGGCGCCAACCCGTTTGTTCGCTGAAACAAGTGACGATTTCTTCAAGCGAGATGTCGCTTCGCTTGTGGGTGGCCCGGTCGATCTTGCCTTTATCGATGGCATGCACAACGCGGAGTTCGCGCTGCGTGATTTCATCAATTGTGAACGTGCGAGTCACGCCCAGGGTGTCATTGTAATCGATGATGTGTTGCCGCGGGACATTGCTCACGCGAGTCGGGTACGGAACACTCAAGTTTGGACCGGCGATGTTTATAAGTTGGTTGCAATCTTGCGGAAATTCCGACCCGACTTGATCGTAGAAACATACGATGTCGAGATGAAAGGATTATGCATTGTCTCCGGATTAAGACCAGGCGACACTACGTTGACGGAAGCCTATCGCGACATCGAAGACAGCATCTTACGCGAAGACTATCAACTGGAAACCGTGGAGGAGATCGCGCGGATTGTTGCTCCGCACCCCACTGCATCTTTGGAGGCTGATCTTCTGCGACTGGAAAGATGCCGATCGAAACGAAGCTACAAAACTGGGCTCGCTCGCGTCAATCTCCTTAGCTACCAAGCCGGGACGATGAAGTATCGTTACCGCAACGTTCCATGTCTGAAAAGCCCCATAGACATTGCAATCTATTTGCAATTGCTCAACGAGCGACCGCCTGCTTCGATTATTGAAATCGGTTCCAAGCACGGAGGCAGCGCCTTGTTGCTCCGCGATATGTGTCGCGCGATGGAAATTCCAACCGAAATTGTCTCGATCGATCTAGATCCGCCAAGTCTGTCTGTTTCGGAAGGGATTCGTTTCCTCCGAGGTGACGCAGCCAACCTCGAGGTTCTGTTTCGTCAGCAGAGGCTTTTTGACCTACCGCGGCCTTGGCTGGTTATCGAGGATTCGGCTCATAGCTACGCCGTCTGTACTTCGGTTTTGGAGTTTTTCGAGGAGCATCTCCGCACTGGCGAATATCTTGTTATGGAGGATGGTGTGCTCGACGATCTCGGATGGTCGGCACGTTATCAGGGGGGGCCCAACAGAGCAATCTCCGAATTCCTTGCAAGAGCGCCTCAGTCTTTTGAGATAGACATCGCTTACTGCGATATGTTTGGTCAGAATATGACCTACAATCCCAACGGATACCTACGAAAGATATGA
- a CDS encoding ABC transporter permease yields the protein MVELLSLFPLTISLIRREVVGRYRGSAFGLFWSLLNPLFMLAVYTFVFGFVMKSRWQMPDQQNAQHSTGEFAVILFCGLIVYQFFAEVVSLAPGLVVANASYVKKVVFPIQILPAVSAGAALFHAGVSLMVLLVFAYIVFGHIPFTVVLAPVMFAPLIVMVLGIAWALASIGVYFRDMGQIVAPLVTATLFLSPVFFQRTSLPIWLQPWLSLNPLAVPVESFRNVVIFGVQPDWTSLGNYSVVAIAVAFIGYQFFQKTRKGFADVL from the coding sequence ATGGTAGAACTTCTCTCTCTTTTTCCGTTGACCATATCCTTGATACGTCGCGAGGTAGTTGGTCGCTATCGAGGGTCGGCATTTGGATTATTTTGGTCTCTGCTAAATCCGCTGTTCATGCTAGCCGTCTACACGTTCGTTTTCGGCTTCGTGATGAAATCACGATGGCAGATGCCTGACCAGCAGAACGCTCAACATTCGACTGGCGAGTTCGCGGTGATTTTATTTTGCGGGCTAATCGTCTATCAGTTCTTTGCTGAGGTGGTGTCGTTGGCCCCGGGATTGGTGGTGGCCAATGCAAGCTACGTCAAAAAGGTTGTCTTCCCGATCCAGATACTACCCGCGGTTTCGGCCGGAGCGGCACTGTTTCATGCGGGGGTTAGCCTGATGGTGCTGCTGGTCTTCGCCTACATCGTCTTCGGCCATATTCCATTTACGGTGGTACTCGCCCCAGTGATGTTCGCGCCCCTGATTGTCATGGTGCTCGGTATCGCTTGGGCATTGGCATCGATCGGCGTCTATTTTCGTGACATGGGCCAAATCGTGGCGCCGTTGGTCACCGCGACTCTGTTCCTGTCTCCTGTATTCTTCCAACGAACATCATTGCCAATCTGGCTGCAGCCTTGGCTTTCACTCAACCCGCTTGCGGTCCCGGTCGAGAGTTTCCGCAATGTAGTCATCTTCGGCGTGCAACCAGATTGGACGTCGCTTGGTAATTATTCGGTCGTCGCGATTGCAGTCGCATTTATCGGCTATCAGTTTTTCCAGAAGACTCGCAAGGGATTCGCCGATGTCCTCTAG
- a CDS encoding TylF/MycF/NovP-related O-methyltransferase, whose protein sequence is MTARDDLYLDLLKRSLLNCVYLDNELRIIYLRNCIGGSELFDSRVLHDIRRERAETYAEMTAGRADGRFLGRDIRNAGYSHTMIGRARLDMLHKCLDKVVVDGVPGDFVECGVWRGGSCIFMAGYLKVNPAEKRRIFVADSFDGLPAPSFEQDIGLDLSKVVYPELAVDDETVRENFRVYDLDSNAVVFVKGWFKDTLPQLQTCEIALLRLDGDLYESTMDSLEALYEKVSPGGIVIIDDYAIEQCRLAVEDYFARKSWDLPQMNKVDWTGVWFRKAA, encoded by the coding sequence ATGACGGCCCGTGACGACCTTTATCTCGATCTTCTAAAGCGCTCGCTGCTTAACTGCGTGTATCTCGATAATGAGCTTCGTATCATCTATCTGCGCAACTGTATTGGCGGGTCCGAGCTGTTTGACAGTCGAGTTCTACACGATATCCGTCGTGAGCGGGCCGAAACTTATGCTGAGATGACGGCTGGGCGCGCTGATGGCAGGTTCCTTGGCCGGGATATCCGCAACGCTGGGTATTCACATACGATGATCGGGCGAGCGCGTTTGGACATGCTCCATAAATGTCTCGACAAGGTGGTTGTCGATGGCGTTCCTGGAGATTTCGTCGAGTGCGGCGTGTGGCGTGGTGGAAGCTGTATTTTTATGGCGGGGTATCTGAAAGTAAATCCAGCCGAGAAACGCCGGATTTTCGTCGCGGATAGTTTCGATGGGTTACCTGCTCCCAGCTTTGAGCAGGATATTGGACTTGATCTGAGTAAAGTGGTCTACCCGGAACTCGCGGTGGATGATGAAACTGTCCGCGAGAACTTTAGAGTTTACGACCTGGATTCCAACGCTGTCGTGTTTGTGAAGGGATGGTTCAAAGACACACTTCCTCAGCTCCAGACATGCGAAATTGCGCTGCTGCGCCTGGATGGCGATCTTTATGAGTCGACGATGGACTCTCTTGAAGCGTTGTATGAAAAAGTTTCGCCAGGTGGAATCGTAATTATCGATGACTACGCAATTGAGCAGTGCCGTCTTGCAGTTGAAGACTATTTCGCGCGAAAGTCGTGGGATCTTCCGCAGATGAACAAGGTTGATTGGACGGGCGTTTGGTTCCGTAAGGCGGCGTAA